Below is a window of Pseudodesulfovibrio sp. JC047 DNA.
CCTTTTCTTCGTTGCCAAGGACCAGAACGGCGGGGGAAGCCAAGTCCGCTGTATATACGTTGGCCGAATCCGAGGTCATGCGCGCCGCGTACAACGTATAGTCATAATTGACGCAATCCTTCATGGCATTGGCCATGTTGCCGACCTTGGCCACGGCCAATTTGTTGAGTGCGCCCGCTGAAGACCGCAGTGCTCCGGCTCCCAGATAGGCTCCATGATGCTGGCAGACAATGAGTCCGGCTCCGCCAAGGGCATGAACTGTTCTGGCCAGCACGCCCACGTTGCCGGTGTCCTGCACCTGATCGAGAGCGACGATGAGCGGCAGCGGCGCATCGACCGCCTCTTCGAGAAGTTGTTCGAGTGGGGTATAGTCCAAAGCGGCACATCGGGCAGCGATTCCTTGGTGATTTCCTCGGTACATATAATCCAGATCCGTGCTCGAGACAGATTTATGTGGCACTTTTTGGGTGCGACATAACTCGAGAATTTCTTCCATGGCGTTATCGCGACGCCCTTTTCTGAAGGCGACAAAGTCAACTTTACGCGGTGTGTCCATGAGAAGTTCTTTGACCGGCTTGTTGCCAACCACGTAAATTTTCCCGTCTTTTTTATCCCGGCCAGTGTTTTGCATTTGTGTATTCCTTTGAATTGTGTGGCAAAAAGTTGCACATGGTTGCGCGTGCCCCGGGCACCGTGTAGGCATTTTACGCTTCTATTGCAATCCTGTGCAAGGTGCGATAGCAGGATAATCACGGACCCCTTGAAGTCGAGATTTTTTCTAGACTTCCATAAATCAGGCTTATCTGGTAACGGAGTGCGGAAGTTGGAGGATAATTTGAAAGTTTTCAAATATGGATATTGGCTTGTGATGACGGTGTGTATTGCAGGCTTTGCGGCGGGCTGTACAGCCAACAAATCGCCTCAGGCCACCTTGCCTGTGCAGGAAGTGTTTTTCGAGAGCCAAGTTCCGGAGGATGCCGAGGAACTGGAACCGGAAATCATTGCCACCCCCGAAGGCGTGGAAGACCACCTGAGTCAGACTGAACAAGCGGTGCTCAATCAACGCTTTGGATTGCTGTTCGACCTTGAACAGCATGAATCCAAAGACGTGGAATTATTCTTTACATTCTACACGCATAAAGCCCGGAAGACCATGGTGCGGTGGCTGAAACGTTCTCAGCCGTATTTGCCGTATGTGCGACGTGTCTTCACCCAGTACGGCCTCCCTCAGGACCTGGTCCTGTTGCCGTTTGTGGAGTCCGGATACAATGTGAGTGCCTATTCCTGGGCCGGAGCTGGCGGGATGTGGCAGTTCATGCGCGGGACTGGTCGAATTTATGGGCTTCAATCGGATTGGTGGATCGATGAACGACGTGATCCATACAAGGCCACTGACGCGGCTGCTCGTCATTTGAAGCATCTTTATGAGAAATTTGGCGACTGGTATCTTGTTCTGGCCGCATATAATGCTGGTGAAGGTAAGATTTCCCGTGCGCTGAAACAGGCCAAATGCGACACCTTTTTCGAATTGACGGAAAGGAATCGTAAATTGTCCCGTCGTACCCGTCTGAAAAAGGAAACCAAGCAATACGTTCCCAAATTTATCGCCATATCGAAAATCTTTCAGAACCTCGATTCTCTGGGGTTCGAGCCTGTTTCCTGGGAAATGGAAGAAGAAGTCGTGCCAGTGAAGATTCCTGGTGGAACCGACCTTTTGGCGTTGGCTCGGGAAGGGGGCATGAGTTGGAAGGAATTTCATGCGCATAACCCGGCGTTTCGGCGTCAGGTCAGCCCACCACACATAAAGGCTACAGCGTATCTGCCCATGAAGAAAGCCGATACGATGATGGCCTATCTGGCGGACCCCGGTTCTCGTCCCTATGCGGGATACAGCCGCTATCGTGTGCGCTCCGGTGATTCCTGGTGGCGTATTTCCCGTCGCTATGGCGTCCCTATCGCCGTGTTGAAAAATGTGAACAATACCCGGTCCAATCGGTTGAAGCCCGGGCAATATGTCATGGTCCCAGCCAAAGGCTCCAAAAAATCCGTGACCGCATCTTCATCCAAGACCCGGGCTATCGCGGTCAAGCGTGGCAATTATGTTGTCCGTTCCGGGGACACCCTGTGGTCCATTTCGCAAGTTTTTGGCACGACCGTGAATACATTGAAACGGTCCAACGGTCTTCGGTCCAGTCGACTTAAGATCGGTCAGAAATTGTATATCCCCAACAGTTCCAACGCAGCGACCAAGCAGGCCGTGAAAAATGCCGGTAAGGTCAAGACCCAATTGGTCAAGTACAAGGTGCGGCGTGGGGACAATCTGACGTCCATTTCCCAAAAATTCGGGGTTAAGGTTTCTGATCTTCGTCGCTGGAATTCCTTGAATTCTCGAGGAACCATCTATGCGGGACAACGCCTCAAGGTGTACGTCCAATAGACGGCCATTTATAGCACGTGCAATCGCCCGGTTCGTTTTTCGAGCCGGGCGTTTTTTTTGACAGACCGAGATGACCAAAGGCGTATGGGCAAATCCGTCTCTGGAAAATCAGACGGAACCCTTGGCAGAAAAGGGTTTACAGGCTCGTGGAATTCCGCTACGTACAGTACTCTTCTTATTATGAAAGGTGGGCAGTTTATCGTATAATGCGTTTGAATTGCAGCTTTTTCTTCGAAGGAGCGTAAGGGTGCGGGAAGCGGTTCGAACGAACTGACCGAATACCTGGGGCTCGACTGCCTCGGAAACGATGACCCGAGTGTTGCTGGTCTCGCATCTTGAAAATATACGTTAATACTACTTTGCCCCGAGGTCCGTTGTGGAGGTAACCCATGGAAAAAACTACTGAATCTGTTGAAGTCCCCGAAATGGACATGGAAATGAATTTTGCGGATGCTCTTGATGAGTATCTCAATTCCGATTTCGGAGATCTGGACGAAGGCACCATCGTTTCTGGTGAAGTCGTCAAAATCGACAAGGATTATGTGCTCGTTGATGTGAATTTCAAGTCCGAAGGACAAATTCCCGTTTCCGAGTTCACCGAAGCTGATGGAACCGTATCCATCGCAGTCGGTGAAAAGGTTGACGTATTCGTCGCCCGCAAAAACGAAGCCGAAGGCACCATCTACTTGTCCCGTGACAAGGCCAAGCGGATGCAGCTTTTTGATAAACTGGAAGAACTCCAGGAGAAGGACGGCGAAGTCGTCGGTCGCATCATCCGTCGTATCAAGGGTGGTTACACCGTTGATCTCGGTGGCGTTGAGGCTTTCCTGCCCGGTTCTCATGTTGATCTGCGCCCGGTCCCTGACATGGACGCTCTGGTCAACCAGGAATTTGATTTCAAGATTCTCAAGATCAACCGCCGTCGTTCCAACGTCATCGTTTCCCGCCGTGTGCTGCTCGAAGAGCACCGCAGCGAGCAGCGTGACAAGTTGCTCGGCACCCTCGAAGAGGGCCAGGTTGTGGAAGGTAAGGTCAAGAACATCACCGAATACGGTGTCTTCATCGACCTCGGCGGCCTCGACGGTCTGCTCCACATCACTGACATGTCCTGGAAGCGCATCAAGCATCCCAAGGAAATGGTCAACCTGGGCGACGATCTCGAACTGAAGATTTTGAACTTCGACCGTGAAGGTCAGAAGGTCTCTCTCGGACTCAAGCAGCTTGTGCCTGATCCTTGGGAAAATATCGCTGAAAAGTACCCCGAAGAGTCCCGCTTCACCGGCACCATCACCAATCTCGCTGATTACGGCGCATTTGTTGAGCTGGAGAACGGCGTTGAAGGTCTGGTTCACATCTCCGAGATGTCCTGGACCCGCAAGCTCCGTCATCCTTCCCAGATGGTCAAGGTCGGCGAAGAAGTGGAAGTCATCGTGCTCGGCGTGGACCCGGAGAAGAAGCGTATCTCTCTCGGCATGAAGCAGATTTCCCCGAACCCGTGGGATGTCGTGGCTGAGAAGTACCCCGAAGGGACTGTGCTTGAAGGCGCGATCAAGAACATCACCGAATTCGGCGTGTTCATTGGTATTGAAGAAGGCATTGACGGCCTGATCCACGTGTCCGATATCTCTTGGACCAAGAAAATCCGTCACCCTTCGGAAGTCTACAAGTCCGGCGATTCCGTCCAGGCAAAGGTCCTGACCGTCGACAAGGAGAACGAGAAGTTCACCTTGGGCGTGAAGCAGTTGACCGAAGACCCCTGGTCTCATGTTCCTGCCAAGTACCCCGTGGGCCAGAAGGTCAACGGTACCGTCACCAACATTACTGATTTCGGTCTGTTTGTTGAGGTCGAGGAAGGTATTGAAGGTCTGGTTCATGTGTCTGAGATCAGCCGCAAGAAGATCAAGTCCCCCTCCGAGCTGTTCAAGGAAGGCGATGTGATCGAAGCCAAGGTCATCCATGTGTCCGCTGATGAACGCCGTCTCGGCCTGTCCATCAAGCAGACCAAGGAAGAGCCTTCCCGTTCCGGTGGCGGCAAGTCCAAGTCCTTCGGTGGCGGCGGTATCGACGCTGGTTCCACTCTGGGCGACCTGCTCCGCGAGAAGCTTGAAGAAGCTGCTGGCGAGATCCTGAACGAAACGCCTCAAGAAGTTGCTCCTGAAGCCGAGGAAGTTGTGGAAGCCGCTCCCGAAGCCGCTCCCGAAGCCGTTGCTGAAGAGGCTGTTGTGGAAACCGAAGCTCCGGCCGAAGCCGCTGCTGAGGAAGAAGAAACCAAATAAAGCGAGCCCATCATGCGTATGGAAGAAACCAGAATTCGGTTCTCCCAACGCCACCCCCTCCTTTTTGGGGTGATGATGATCATATTGGCCGTGGCCCTTGTTTCAGGGGTCATGGCCTTTTTTCGTTCCATGGGGTGGACGCCGGGCGTGCTTTCTGGTGACAAGATAGGTGTGGTTCATGTGGAAGGCACGATCCTTGACTCCAGGAGTATTGTTTCCTGGATTCATACCCTCAAGCG
It encodes the following:
- a CDS encoding RNA methyltransferase, with protein sequence MQNTGRDKKDGKIYVVGNKPVKELLMDTPRKVDFVAFRKGRRDNAMEEILELCRTQKVPHKSVSSTDLDYMYRGNHQGIAARCAALDYTPLEQLLEEAVDAPLPLIVALDQVQDTGNVGVLARTVHALGGAGLIVCQHHGAYLGAGALRSSAGALNKLAVAKVGNMANAMKDCVNYDYTLYAARMTSDSANVYTADLASPAVLVLGNEEKGIRPGVSKYCHHSLHVPFLRQFDSLNVAQAGAIIVSEFARRLG
- a CDS encoding lytic transglycosylase domain-containing protein, which produces MKVFKYGYWLVMTVCIAGFAAGCTANKSPQATLPVQEVFFESQVPEDAEELEPEIIATPEGVEDHLSQTEQAVLNQRFGLLFDLEQHESKDVELFFTFYTHKARKTMVRWLKRSQPYLPYVRRVFTQYGLPQDLVLLPFVESGYNVSAYSWAGAGGMWQFMRGTGRIYGLQSDWWIDERRDPYKATDAAARHLKHLYEKFGDWYLVLAAYNAGEGKISRALKQAKCDTFFELTERNRKLSRRTRLKKETKQYVPKFIAISKIFQNLDSLGFEPVSWEMEEEVVPVKIPGGTDLLALAREGGMSWKEFHAHNPAFRRQVSPPHIKATAYLPMKKADTMMAYLADPGSRPYAGYSRYRVRSGDSWWRISRRYGVPIAVLKNVNNTRSNRLKPGQYVMVPAKGSKKSVTASSSKTRAIAVKRGNYVVRSGDTLWSISQVFGTTVNTLKRSNGLRSSRLKIGQKLYIPNSSNAATKQAVKNAGKVKTQLVKYKVRRGDNLTSISQKFGVKVSDLRRWNSLNSRGTIYAGQRLKVYVQ
- a CDS encoding 30S ribosomal protein S1, translated to MEKTTESVEVPEMDMEMNFADALDEYLNSDFGDLDEGTIVSGEVVKIDKDYVLVDVNFKSEGQIPVSEFTEADGTVSIAVGEKVDVFVARKNEAEGTIYLSRDKAKRMQLFDKLEELQEKDGEVVGRIIRRIKGGYTVDLGGVEAFLPGSHVDLRPVPDMDALVNQEFDFKILKINRRRSNVIVSRRVLLEEHRSEQRDKLLGTLEEGQVVEGKVKNITEYGVFIDLGGLDGLLHITDMSWKRIKHPKEMVNLGDDLELKILNFDREGQKVSLGLKQLVPDPWENIAEKYPEESRFTGTITNLADYGAFVELENGVEGLVHISEMSWTRKLRHPSQMVKVGEEVEVIVLGVDPEKKRISLGMKQISPNPWDVVAEKYPEGTVLEGAIKNITEFGVFIGIEEGIDGLIHVSDISWTKKIRHPSEVYKSGDSVQAKVLTVDKENEKFTLGVKQLTEDPWSHVPAKYPVGQKVNGTVTNITDFGLFVEVEEGIEGLVHVSEISRKKIKSPSELFKEGDVIEAKVIHVSADERRLGLSIKQTKEEPSRSGGGKSKSFGGGGIDAGSTLGDLLREKLEEAAGEILNETPQEVAPEAEEVVEAAPEAAPEAVAEEAVVETEAPAEAAAEEEETK